The following proteins come from a genomic window of Phoenix dactylifera cultivar Barhee BC4 unplaced genomic scaffold, palm_55x_up_171113_PBpolish2nd_filt_p 000311F, whole genome shotgun sequence:
- the LOC120105570 gene encoding epoxide hydrolase A-like, with protein MQKDGTYATYREEGRQSPQREREMEGASGISHRTVEVNGIRMHVVEKGEGPAVLLLHGFPELWYSWRHQIAGLAARGYRAIAPDLRGYGDTDAPPDVASYSALHIVGDLVALLDALALPHVFVVGHDWGALIAWYLCMFRPDKVKALVNLSVAFMPRNPAMKTVDYFRKLYGDDYYICRFQEPGAIEARFAQIGTASIFRTILQSRDPGPFLIPKEGWDLPEKSPLCSWLSEEDINYYASKFDKSGFTGPVNYYRCMNLNWELTAPWTGVQIKVPAKFIVGDLDLTYHYPGIQDYIHNGGFKQNVPLLQEVVVMEGVGHFINQEKGHEITDHIYDFIQKF; from the exons ATGCAAAAAGACGGAACATATGCTACATATAGGGAAGAAGGAAGGCAGAGtcctcagagagagagagagatggaggggGCTTCGGGGATCTCGCATCGGACGGTGGAGGTGAACGGGATAAGGATGCACGTggtggagaagggggaggggccGGCGGTGCTCCTCCTCCACGGCTTCCCTGAGCTCTGGTACTCGTGGCGCCACCAGATAGCCGGCCTCGCCGCCCGCGGCTATCGTGCCATCGCCCCCGACCTCCGTGGCTACGGCGACACCGACGCGCCGCCTGACGTCGCCTCCTACTCCGCCCTGCACATCGTCGGCGACCTCGTTGCACTCCTCGACGCCCTCGCCCTCCCACAT GTGTTTGTGGTGGGGCACGACTGGGGGGCGCTGATTGCCTGGTATCTGTGCATGTTTAGGCCGGACAAGGTGAAGGCTTTGGTGAATTTGAGCGTCGCATTTATGCCTCGTAACCCGGCCATGAAAACTGTTGACTACTTTCGGAAGCTCTATGGAGATGACTACTATATCTGTAGATTCCAG GAACCAGGAGCTATAGAGGCAAGATTTGCTCAGATAGGAACTGCATCAATCTTCAGAACAATTCTACAAAGTCGAGATCCAGGACCTTTTCTTATACCAAAGGAAGGCTGGGATCTGCCTGAGAAGAGTCCATTGTGTTCTTGGCTCTCGGAAGAGGACATCAACTATTATGCGAGCAAATTTGACAAGTCTGGTTTTACCGGGCCGGTCAACTACTATCGATGCATGAACTT aaaCTGGGAGCTGACAGCGCCATGGACAGGAGTGCAAATAAAAGTGCCAGCTAAATTTATTGTGGGAGACCTGGATCTTACTTACCACTACCCAGGTATCCAGGATTACATACACAACGGTGGCTTTAAACAGAATGTTCCATTGCTTCAGGAGGTAGTTGTTATGGAGGGAGTTGGTCACTTTATCAACCAGGAAAAGGGACATGAGATCACTGATCACATCTATGACTTCATTCAAAAGTTCTGA
- the LOC120105560 gene encoding uncharacterized protein LOC120105560 produces MRADPEPSQAAAARAKTQKRPRPQAGLGPLGGTGLGAQLALVSVGRGNPTGPAQRNRAHEAGRRGRRPVGAGRGAIRDAGVAHAVGATRAVGALCAIGAPTPGDVSGAENAPGAGVERAQDMLGPCDDARGRWAARSAGEPRALGPQAQPAVDSLGHVTLGPQAHSDTGLGGRTGLALQCQSEEPAGPFRFRPPHQGADLELGPPAHDDHALLTLGVTSGVQPGDVRVGTDHDGVFRFGPWPPAGDEQREAASSGSGARDHLVPLSQGCQAVPLMTGGGTDHTTAVQRIRAAVMQVVSGEQREGPGSMLEAGPAAQGEDGSEADYVDCDP; encoded by the coding sequence ATGCGGGCTGATCCTGAGCCCAGCCAGGCGGCCGCGGCCCGAGCCAAAACCCAGAAGCGGCCCAGGCCGCAGGCGGGCCTTGGCCCACTTGGGGGTACCGGGCTGGGGGCCCAGCTGGCCCTTGTATCTGTGGGCCGAGGGAACCCAACCGGGCCCGCCCAGCGCAACCGGGCCCACGAGGCCGGGCGCCGGGGTCGCAGGCCGGTGGGTGCGGGCCGGGGCGCGATCCGCGACGCGGGCGTGGCCCACGCAGTCGGCGCAACCCGCGCTGTTGGCGCTCTTTGCGCCATCGGCGCACCGACTCCTGGGGACGTGTCGGGCGCGGAGAACGCGCCCGGTGCTGGGGTTGAGCGGGCCCAGGATATGCTGGGCCCATGCGATGATGCGCGCGGCCGATGGGCCGCGCGGTCTGCTGGGGAACCGCGGGCGCTGGGCCCTCAGGCCCAGCCCGCAGTTGACTCTTTGGGCCACGTCACATTAGGCCCACAGGCCCACTCAGATACGGGCCTGGGGGGTCGGACTGGACTTGCGCTGCAGTGCCAGAGCGAGGAACCAGCTGGGCCTTTTCGGTTTAGGCCTCCTCATCAGGGAGCAGATTTGGAGCTGGGTCCCCCCGCACACGACGATCATGCTCTTCTCACTTTGGGCGTGACGAGTGGGGTTCAGCCAGGGGACGTGCGGGTGGGCACTGACCATGATGGAGTCTTTCGGTTTGGCCCTTGGCCTCCGGCTGGGGATGAGCAGCGGGAGGCTGCATCCAGTGGGAGTGGGGCCAGGGACCACCTCGTGCCGCTTTCGCAGGGGTGTCAGGCCGTACCGCTGATGACGGGAGGGGGCACGGACCACACGACTGCTGTGCAGCGTATTAGGGCGGCAGTCATGCAGGTCGTATCTGGTGAGCAGCGGGAGGGCCCAGGTAGCATGCTTGAGGCTGGCCCCGCGGCCCAGGGGGAGGATGGGTCAGAGGCCGACTACGTGGACTGTGATCCATGA
- the LOC120105571 gene encoding subtilisin-like protease SBT1.5 yields the protein MAFSPSFLLLIVSVSILFLSSPGGDAADTSARKCYIIRVRGDLKPSVFADVEQWYSSTLHTLRSSTDSLERSSRATRGNRKLLHVYRAVFHGFSAVLTPAEAELLQSDPVVLAVLPDRPRQLHTTRTPLFLGLVSADSKPNSLLAAADSGSSVVIAVVDTGIRPDHRSFADDGRLPPPPSRWNGSCDVGLSFSSTACNRKLVGARFFSNGYLAATHGGASNGPDIFSPIDSEGHGTHTASTAAGVVTANASFLGYAAGVASGVSPGARVAVYKACWSTGCYDSDILAAVDAAVTDGADIVTLSLGAGSVPTHLDPVAISAFGAIEHGVFVAASAGNGGPGESTVANSAPWITTVGAGSIDRRFPADVVLGDGTVVIGVAIHDGIRVSRRRSFPLVYAGNVSTSAPGFRSSAPYCLNGSLDPAAVRGKVVLCERGAVPRAEKGLAVKNAGGAAMILANALTDGEGVTPDANVLPAVSIGYKAGRAIKAYIGANSDPRVRLHFRGTQVGVKPAPTVAGFSGRGPSLHSTNVIKPDVIAPGVGILAAWPDGVSPTELKADRRRTEFNIISGTSMSCPHVAGVAALLKAAHPDWSPAAIKSALMTTAYVADNTGEDLVDEGTGNRSTEWAYGSGHVDPEKAVDPGLVYDLTVDDYLDFMCSSNYSSAAIGIITKRQANCSDKTRKPWDLNYPSVLVVLEQSGTSKLEALVHRTVMNVGEEKSEYSASIREPEGVRLVVEPQKLVFEGKGQKQEFVVKVSAEAVNLLAGNSRTEFGSVTWSDGKHTVRSPVAVTWQQPY from the coding sequence ATGGCCTTCTCcccttccttccttctccttATCGTCTCGGTTTCcatccttttcctttcttctcccggcGGCGATGCTGCCGATACTAGTGCTCGAAAATGTTATATCATTCGCGTCCGGGGTGACCTTAAACCCTCTGTGTTTGCCGACGTCGAGCAGTGGTACTCCTCCACTCTCCATACCCTCCGCTCTTCCACCGACTCTCTCGAGAGATCCTCCCGGGCGACACGTGGCAACCGGAAGCTCCTACACGTGTACCGCGCAGTCTTCCATGGCTTCTCCGCCGTGCTGACCCCGGCGGAGGCCGAGCTTCTCCAGTCCGACCCGGTCGTCCTCGCCGTCCTCCCCGACCGGCCCCGCCAACTCCACACAACACGCACCCCCCTCTTCTTAGGCCTCGTCTCCGCGGACTCCAAGCCCAACTCCCTCCTCGCTGCCGCCGACTCCGGCTCCTCCGTGGTCATCGCCGTCGTTGACACCGGCATCCGCCCAGACCATCGGAGCTTCGCCGACGATGGCCGCCTGCCCCCACCCCCTTCCCGCTGGAACGGCTCCTGCGACGTCGGCCTCTCCTTCTCGTCCACGGCCTGCAACCGAAAGCTCGTCGGAGCCCGCTTCTTCTCAAATGGCTATCTGGCGGCCACCCACGGCGGTGCCAGTAACGGTCCCGACATCTTCTCCCCCATCGACTCCGAAGGCCATGGCACCCACACCGCCTCCACTGCTGCTGGCGTCGTCACCGCCAACGCCTCCTTCCTCGGCTACGCCGCCGGCGTCGCCTCCGGCGTCTCTCCCGGCGCCCGCGTCGCCGTCTACAAGGCCTGCTGGTCCACTGGCTGCTACGACTCGGACATCCTCGCAGCCGTCGACGCCGCCGTCACCGACGGTGCAGACATCGTCACCCTTTCCCTGGGAGCCGGCAGCGTCCCCACGCATCTCGATCCCGTCGCCATCAGCGCCTTCGGCGCGATCGAGCATGGGGTCTTCGTCGCCGCCTCTGCGGGAAACGGCGGCCCTGGCGAGTCAACCGTCGCCAACAGTGCCCCCTGGATAACCACCGTCGGCGCCGGGTCTATCGACCGCCGATTCCCCGCCGACGTCGTGCTCGGCGACGGCACCGTCGTGATCGGCGTCGCCATCCACGACGGGATACGCGTTTCCCGGAGGCGGTCCTTCCCGCTTGTGTACGCGGGAAACGTGTCCACGTCCGCCCCGGGGTTCCGGTCCTCCGCCCCCTACTGCCTCAACGGGTCGCTGGACCCGGCGGCGGTACGCGGAAAGGTGGTGCTCTGCGAGCGCGGCGCGGTTCCGCGCGCCGAGAAGGGATTGGCCGTGAAGAACGCCGGCGGGGCCGCGATGATCCTGGCCAACGCTCTCACCGACGGGGAAGGCGTGACCCCGGACGCCAACGTCCTCCCCGCCGTGTCCATCGGCTATAAGGCCGGGAGAGCCATAAAGGCGTACATCGGCGCCAACAGCGATCCACGTGTCCGTTTGCACTTCCGCGGGACCCAGGTCGGCGTCAAGCCCGCACCGacggtggccgggttctccgggCGCGGGCCCAGCTTGCATTCCACGAACGTCATCAAGCCGGACGTGATCGCGCCAGGTGTCGGCATCCTGGCTGCCTGGCCGGACGGGGTGAGTCCGACGGAGTTAAAGGCCGACCGGCGCCGAACGGAGTTCAATATCATCTCCGGCACGTCGATGTCGTGTCCTCATGTCGCCGGGGTGGCGGCGCTGCTCAAGGCCGCGCACCCGGACTGGTCGCCGGCGGCTATCAAGTCGGCACTGATGACGACGGCCTATGTCGCCGATAACACGGGCGAAGATTTGGTGGACGAGGGCACGGGAAACAGGTCCACCGAATGGGCCTATGGATCCGGGCATGTGGACCCGGAGAAGGCCGTCGATCCTGGTCTGGTCTATGATCTGACGGTTGACGATTACTTGGACTTCATGTGCAGCTCCAATTACAGCAGCGCCGCCATCGGGATCATAACCAAGAGACAAGCGAATTGTTCGGACAAGACTCGGAAGCCTTGGGATCTCAATTACCCATCAGTTTTGGTGGTTCTGGAGCAATCCGGGACTAGCAAGCTCGAAGCTCTGGTTCATCGGACGGTGATGAATGTGGGAGAGGAGAAGTCAGAGTACAGCGCCAGTATCAGAGAACCAGAAGGAGTGCGACTGGTGGTGGAGCCTCAGAAGTTGGTGTTCGAAGGCAAAGGGCAGAAGCAGGAGTTCGTCGTTAAGGTTTCGGCGGAGGCTGTTAACTTGCTCGCGGGGAATTCACGGACGGAGTTCGGGTCAGTGACATGGAGCGACGGCAAGCACACAGTGAGGAGTCCGGTTGCAGTGACATGGCAGCAGCCGTATTAG